One Trichormus variabilis 0441 genomic window, ATAACATAAACCGATACCATGAAGTGCGCCAAAATGCACTGGATTAATTTGAATGACCATTTGACAATCAGCCAGAGATTTTTGATATTCTCCCATACTGTAATAGAGAAAAGCCCGTCGATTCCAAGCCTCCGCAAAATCTGGTTGTTCTTGGATTAATTGTGTGAGCATTACTTCAGCTTCAGTAATTTCCCCAGCATCCAGTAATTTTTGACTCTGATCAATTTTCTCCAACCCATACATTCCCTTTTGTTGAAACCAAATCCGCCAGAGTTTTTTTGTTGCTTGTTCCCGAACTAAAGCATCAGAATGT contains:
- a CDS encoding tetratricopeptide repeat protein → MDSSSINSLLEDLKHSDALVREQATKKLWRIWFQQKGMYGLEKIDQSQKLLDAGEITEAEVMLTQLIQEQPDFAEAWNRRAFLYYSMGEYQKSLADCQMVIQINPVHFGALHGIGLCYAALGKYAKAIKAFKRALEIQPYSLVNQKLILECTFRLS